A genome region from Penicillium psychrofluorescens genome assembly, chromosome: 3 includes the following:
- a CDS encoding uncharacterized protein (ID:PFLUO_005260-T1.cds;~source:funannotate), whose protein sequence is MSLKTNSRLPVGNKDFTNATVVIIGAGISGMCMAIDLIKQNRCRNFVILEKSSSVGGTWSDNKYPGCCCDVWSSLYSYSFEQNPNWSREYPSQEEIHAYLVRVAEKYGLFKHIRFSSTVEAAGWNEDESKWKVSVKVDGQKDSEFASSYTLDADFLVSAVGQLNLPREPNIPGLNEFQGKMMHSARWDWSYDFSQKRVAIIGNGATAAQILPEVAQVASHVTVYQRTPNWIAPRLDAPVSAFHQALLTYLPPIRWRKRALQMEFRELLYAAITDNDSDFAQMMRDGCTNMMKTHFPDQPQLWEKLTPNYAPGCKRVIISDDYYPALARDNVDLETRPITRITQKGIEVGAEDSQQYDLIVLATGFKTVEFMYPIEIYGKNGRSLGDIWKDGATAYKGITVEDLPNFGMFYGPNTNLGHNSIILMIEAQSRYLNTIVAEVIRARQQGKTLTITPKLEAMKEFNGRIQTVLRKTSFADPNCNSWYKTDDGIITNNWSGTVIDYQLELSELHWHDYSIEGSGKDAILAKKNVKLGRVREESIFSDSTLLLGALGIVAAAGGYFLAPRWRRTR, encoded by the exons ATGTCACTTAAAACCAACTCCCGTCTCCCGGTAGGGAATAAGGACTTTACCAATGCTACGGTCGTCATTATTGGGGCTGGCATCTCCG GGATGTGCATGGCTATTGATCTGATCAAGCAAAACAGATGTCGCAACTTCGTCATCCTTGAAAAGAGCAGCAGTGTCGGCGGAACTTGGAGCGACAACAAATATCCTGGTTGTTGCTGCGATG TCTGGAGCTCACTTTACAGCTATTCATTTGAGCAGAATCCAAATTGGTCGAGAGAATATCCTAGTCAGGAAGAGATTCAT GCGTACCTCGTTCGCGTTGCGGAAAAATACGGGCTTTTCAAGCACATCCGGTTCAGCTCGACAGTCGAAGCAGCAGGATGGAATGAAGATGAGTCTAAATGGAAAGTGAGCGTGAAGGTGGATGGGCAGAAAGATAGCGAGTTCGCCAGCTCGTACACACTCGACGCGGACTTTCTCGTCTCGGCCGTCGGGCAGCTCAACTTGCCGCGCGAACCAAACATCCCGGGGTTGAATGAATTCCAGGGTAAGATGATGCATTCTGCGCGGTGGGACTGGAGCTACGACTTTTCTCAGAAACGGGTTGCGATTATTGGAAACG GGGCAACGGCCGCCCAGATTCTACCTGAAGTTGCTCAGGTAGCATCCCATGTGACGGTCTATCAGCGGACACCGAACTGGATTGCTCCACGTCTGGATGCTCCGGTTTCTGCCTTTCATCAAGCATTGCTGACATACCTTCCACCAATCCGTTGGCGTAAACGTGCTCTTCAGATGGAATTTCGAGAGCTCCTTTATGCTGCTATCACGGATAATGATTCAGACTTCGCTCAAATGATGCGAGACGGGTGTACTAACATGATGAAGACTCATTTTCCTGACCAACCGCAGCTATGGGAAAAGTTAACCCCCAACTACGCTCCAGGCTGTAAGAGAGTTATCATTTCTGATGACTACTATCCAGCCCTGGCCCGTGATAATGTCGACTTAGAGACACGACCGATTACGCGTATCACTCAGAAGGGCATTGAAGTTGGTGCTGAAGATTCGCAGCAATACGATTTGATCGTGTTGGCTACAGGCTTTAAAACGGTTGAATTTATGTACCCTATTGAGATCTACGGGAAGAATGGCCGGTCCTTGGGAGATATATGGAAGGACGGAGCTACGGCATACAAAGGAATCACGGTGGAAGATTTGCCCAATTTCGGCATGTTTTATGGCCCCAACACTAATCTGG GACACAATTCCATCATTCTCATGATCGAAGCGCAGTCACGGTATTTGAATACCATCGTCGCCGAAGTGATTCGGGCACGGCAGCAGGGAAAGACTTTGACTATCACACCCAAACTTGAGGCCATGAAAGAATTCAACGGCAGAATCCAGACGGTTTTGCGAAAGACCAGTTTTGCAGACCCGAACTGTAATAGCTGGTACAAGACGGATGATGGAATCATCACCAATAACTGGTCTGGGACAGTTATCGATTATCAGCTCGAGCTTTCAGAGTTGCATTGGCATGATTATAGTATTGAAGGAAGTGGAAAAGATGCCATATTGGCTAAGAAGAACGTAAAATTGGGACGTGTGCGGGAGGAATCTATTTTCAGTGACTCTACCTTGCTCTTAGGGGCCCTGGGTATCGTGGCGGCGGCCGGAGGCTACTTCCTTGCCCCCCGATGGCGACGGACACGCTGA